From Paenibacillus polymyxa, the proteins below share one genomic window:
- the fabD gene encoding ACP S-malonyltransferase: protein MKKLGFLFPGQGSQYVGMGQSLYDEYSVARETFEEAEEALGFDLKSLCFTGSMDELTQTANAQPAILTVSIAAYRVLMQELKLAPSLVAGHSLGEFSALVSTGALAFSDAVKIVRQRGILMQEAVAPGAGAMLAVVGSHEREVEEVCQQASSGGVSVGIANYNSSEQLVISGHTPALEKAEEELNRRGIKTVRLKVGFPFHTNLMRSAAGKFRDELERYDYGRFQWPVLSNVTATPYTDRRYIISNLTSQMAQPVQWYKSVQYMLNQGVNHFIEIGPKTVLRNLMTGITSTAQSFAFEHPSGLELLRNADMECKPDGLGLVTSCIAIAVSTQNRNWNNDEYEQGVVVPYKELQNMREQLIATGTEPTIEQMQQALDKLKSIFETKLTPAEQRAERFEQIFSNTHTRELFPAFQVS, encoded by the coding sequence ATGAAAAAATTAGGTTTTTTATTCCCGGGACAAGGCTCCCAATATGTAGGCATGGGTCAAAGCTTATACGATGAATATTCAGTAGCGAGAGAGACCTTTGAAGAGGCCGAAGAAGCACTGGGGTTTGATCTGAAGTCCCTATGTTTCACAGGTTCCATGGATGAGTTGACTCAGACCGCTAATGCGCAGCCCGCCATTTTGACCGTGAGCATTGCTGCTTATCGTGTACTGATGCAGGAATTGAAGCTTGCGCCATCCCTGGTAGCGGGTCACAGTCTGGGGGAATTTTCGGCATTGGTCAGTACAGGGGCGCTTGCTTTTTCGGATGCGGTGAAAATAGTACGTCAGCGAGGTATTCTGATGCAGGAAGCCGTCGCCCCTGGGGCAGGAGCGATGCTGGCGGTAGTCGGGAGTCATGAGCGTGAGGTCGAGGAGGTGTGCCAGCAAGCCTCTTCAGGTGGTGTGTCGGTCGGCATTGCAAATTATAATTCCTCCGAGCAGCTTGTTATTTCGGGCCATACTCCGGCGCTGGAGAAGGCCGAAGAGGAATTAAACCGTAGAGGAATCAAAACGGTTCGTCTTAAGGTGGGCTTTCCGTTCCATACGAATTTAATGCGGAGCGCTGCGGGCAAGTTTCGGGATGAGCTGGAGAGATATGATTATGGCCGTTTTCAATGGCCTGTGCTCTCTAATGTTACAGCGACACCCTATACGGATCGTCGTTATATCATATCTAACCTAACGTCGCAGATGGCCCAGCCTGTGCAATGGTATAAAAGCGTTCAATACATGTTGAATCAGGGCGTGAATCATTTTATAGAAATCGGTCCCAAAACTGTGCTGAGAAATTTAATGACAGGTATCACTTCCACAGCTCAATCCTTTGCCTTTGAGCATCCCTCCGGTCTGGAATTACTACGGAATGCTGATATGGAGTGCAAGCCGGATGGGTTGGGGCTTGTGACCTCCTGCATCGCGATTGCTGTTTCAACCCAAAATCGGAACTGGAACAATGATGAATATGAGCAGGGTGTAGTTGTTCCATATAAAGAATTGCAAAACATGCGCGAACAATTGATCGCGACCGGGACCGAGCCGACGATTGAACAAATGCAGCAAGCTCTGGACAAGCTAAAGTCCATTTTTGAAACTAAATTAACGCCTGCGGAACAACGGGCTGAGCGGTTTGAGCAAATTTTCAGCAATACGCATACACGCGAATTATTTCCCGCGTTTCAGGTCAGCTAA
- a CDS encoding non-ribosomal peptide synthetase codes for MAAGYLCSGAEDVIAQKTSTSFTDSVWEWFWPLMVGAKLTIVPTDIVKDPAQLYPFMKREKVTVTQFVPALMSVFLSAVRSAGEAHPLPNLKWIFNGGEALPVNVVQEWYSLFCTAKIANLYGMTESAIYATQHIIQRKPDEGTLRIPLGFPITNTRVYVLDQDGQLAGYHVQGEICIGGTGLASGYWGKPDLTARAFTTHPLTGERLYRTGDLGCQTPDGQFQYFGRKDDQVQVRGFRVEMKEVEQALVSLPCIREAAVIAHIEETGTGLIGYYTLQSSEITAEEVREYLKERLPDYMVPGLLVPLEAMPLTPHGKIDRKHMPEPEGRSLAGTEYVPPRDDMEQELSAIWGEILDIAQVGVQDPFFALGGHSLKMAKMIYRIQERLQVNVTFKELFDHQTIRELADLLRQKTSVHAASIEPLPEQEYYPVSAAQRRLYVLHQLEGESLSNHVFTGWQLEGVIQREQLERIFHTLLLRHEVFRTGFTLLEGEVVQRIHTDVAWKMEYTEGAAADMPRIQQSFLRPFDLQQPPLLRVMLVRLAGQSHVLLLDVHHIIFDGISATVLIDEFISLMEGSHLEIPRIQYKDFTAWQHTQLSGEHLKEQEAYWVGLFDEQHTGQEVPLLNLPGDYPRPKQRSFAGGSLEFSLPSASATSLRELAMESGATLFMVLLAAYNVFLSRYSGQEDIVVGTPVAGRSHVQLERMLGMFVNTLALRNAPVQEKTFRQFLNEVRDNALNAFEHQDYPFDMLVNRLHLQRDLSRNPLFDTMFRLQNFMDVSREVPGLQVKPYPLESSFASFDLMLTVVEPIAQNEGDDGQAGLHCTFEYSSELFSEQTVRQMAQHFIELAAQLASQPDRPLYAASLLTSAEQSHILVARNATEFALPADKLMHHLFEEQAARIPDAIAVECGDRRITYGELDMLSNQMARTLRSKGAGVNTVVALLLERSVDLLIGMLGILKAGAAYLPIDPDYPAARIAYMLEESGAKWLISRDTLLKGLDFRGEVISLNDENIYRQDGKRLEITQPGPNDLAYMIFTSGSTGNPKGVMIRQEAIVNLIYGITERIPFAEGQTFFSVTTAAFDIFVLETLLPLAKGLRVVLSTGEEQANAELLLEAIRRTGPHLLQMTPSRLQLLLMHPAAQEGLHTLQIMMVGGEALPQSLLRQAQDMTTARIFNMYGPTETTVWSTVQELTQQERVTVGTPITNTQVYILDGQLQPVPDLVAGDLWIGGKGLSAGYDKRPELTAEKFKANPFRFGERMFKTGDLARWMHQGELEVLGRMDDQVKVRGYRVELGEIEQALLAHPSVREAAVIQDKSDEQGSSPLCAYWIGEQTLSVSELRNHLLARLPEYMIPSHFIMLSEMPLTPNGKINRRMLPKPDHNRPLLEVEYASPATEVELQVSRIWEEVLHRSELGIHDNFFELGGNSVLLIQMNVRLQQIYPGKINVADCFAYPTIARLSDFLEQQQKEQAWTDAEQERYERQEYYWRRYLVEPLPSIPWNEAMRAAGGADGQATFTFTLPTDLLTVLQKAVWRQDFALSDLLLAVYTYVLSQMTGQPELIVLIGEGHLYPNKPSMQREPSVYTAVQPTGESLYPLRVRLMENDDFSVLCKEVASHRQKAKETDLYPIPVMLPNGAGNADPSAFHPCVFLNHTPSGHEVTQQLDWVIYMDVRAEQVRFLCEYQAGKLNKTWAEQLMKAYVHVLHKIADLL; via the coding sequence TTGGCTGCAGGATACCTTTGCTCTGGGGCAGAAGATGTCATCGCACAGAAGACGTCTACCAGTTTCACAGACTCGGTGTGGGAATGGTTCTGGCCGCTGATGGTGGGAGCCAAATTAACCATTGTACCCACCGATATCGTCAAGGACCCTGCACAGCTATATCCATTTATGAAGCGGGAAAAGGTAACAGTCACTCAATTTGTTCCCGCGCTTATGAGTGTTTTCTTAAGTGCTGTCCGCAGTGCGGGAGAAGCTCATCCATTGCCCAATTTAAAGTGGATTTTTAACGGGGGCGAAGCGCTTCCGGTGAACGTCGTGCAGGAATGGTATTCCCTTTTTTGCACAGCTAAAATCGCCAATCTGTACGGCATGACGGAATCGGCTATCTATGCGACCCAGCATATCATTCAGCGCAAGCCAGATGAAGGTACATTACGTATTCCGCTGGGATTCCCGATTACGAATACTCGTGTGTATGTGCTGGATCAGGACGGACAGCTTGCTGGGTACCATGTTCAGGGCGAGATTTGTATCGGCGGGACAGGACTCGCGAGCGGATATTGGGGCAAGCCGGATTTGACAGCCAGGGCTTTCACTACGCATCCGTTGACTGGAGAACGGCTCTATCGGACAGGAGACTTGGGCTGTCAGACGCCGGACGGACAATTCCAGTATTTTGGGCGTAAGGACGACCAGGTTCAGGTACGTGGATTTCGCGTCGAAATGAAAGAGGTTGAGCAGGCGCTGGTCAGTCTTCCATGTATTCGTGAGGCAGCAGTGATTGCGCATATTGAGGAAACCGGAACCGGATTGATTGGCTACTACACATTGCAGTCGTCCGAAATAACGGCAGAAGAGGTGCGCGAATATCTAAAGGAACGGCTTCCAGACTATATGGTTCCCGGTCTGTTGGTCCCGCTCGAAGCTATGCCTTTAACCCCTCATGGTAAAATCGACCGTAAGCATATGCCGGAGCCTGAGGGAAGAAGTCTCGCAGGAACAGAATATGTACCCCCAAGGGACGATATGGAGCAAGAATTGTCCGCTATTTGGGGAGAAATTTTGGATATAGCGCAAGTGGGTGTGCAGGACCCCTTTTTTGCGTTGGGTGGACATTCGCTCAAGATGGCAAAAATGATTTACCGGATTCAGGAGCGCTTGCAAGTGAATGTGACGTTCAAAGAACTTTTTGACCATCAAACGATTCGTGAGCTGGCAGATTTACTTCGTCAGAAGACCTCTGTTCATGCGGCTTCTATCGAACCGTTGCCTGAGCAGGAATATTACCCCGTTTCTGCCGCTCAAAGACGATTATATGTACTGCATCAGCTGGAAGGAGAAAGCTTGAGTAATCACGTGTTCACTGGCTGGCAATTGGAGGGTGTGATCCAACGAGAGCAGCTTGAGCGTATTTTTCATACATTATTACTCCGCCATGAGGTGTTTCGGACGGGGTTTACCTTGCTGGAGGGTGAGGTAGTACAACGGATTCACACAGACGTGGCTTGGAAAATGGAATATACCGAAGGGGCGGCAGCTGATATGCCGCGAATTCAGCAATCGTTTTTACGTCCGTTTGATTTGCAACAGCCCCCGCTTTTACGAGTAATGCTCGTTCGACTAGCGGGGCAGAGCCACGTGCTGCTGCTGGATGTACATCATATTATTTTTGATGGTATATCTGCGACAGTGCTTATTGATGAGTTTATCTCCCTAATGGAAGGAAGCCATCTGGAGATACCGCGCATTCAGTATAAAGATTTTACTGCATGGCAGCATACACAGCTCAGCGGGGAACATCTGAAAGAACAGGAAGCATACTGGGTGGGATTGTTCGATGAGCAGCACACTGGACAGGAAGTCCCGCTTCTGAATCTGCCAGGAGATTATCCAAGACCAAAACAGCGGAGCTTTGCTGGAGGCTCGTTAGAATTTAGCCTTCCTTCAGCAAGTGCAACAAGCTTGCGAGAGCTGGCCATGGAGAGTGGCGCCACGTTATTTATGGTTTTGCTTGCAGCATACAATGTATTTTTGTCCCGCTACAGTGGGCAGGAGGACATCGTGGTCGGTACGCCAGTAGCCGGAAGATCACATGTTCAGCTGGAACGGATGCTCGGTATGTTTGTGAATACACTTGCGTTACGAAATGCTCCCGTACAGGAAAAGACCTTCCGGCAGTTTTTGAACGAGGTTAGAGACAATGCATTGAACGCGTTTGAACATCAGGACTACCCCTTTGATATGCTTGTCAATCGCTTGCATCTTCAACGGGATTTAAGCCGCAATCCGCTGTTTGACACCATGTTTCGGCTGCAAAACTTTATGGATGTCAGCAGGGAGGTACCAGGGCTACAAGTAAAGCCTTATCCACTGGAAAGCTCTTTTGCTTCATTTGATTTGATGCTGACCGTCGTGGAGCCGATCGCCCAGAATGAAGGCGATGATGGACAGGCTGGTCTGCATTGTACCTTTGAATACAGCTCGGAACTGTTCAGCGAGCAGACTGTTCGCCAGATGGCGCAGCATTTCATTGAATTGGCGGCTCAACTGGCTTCACAGCCAGACCGTCCTCTATATGCTGCCAGCCTGCTGACTTCTGCGGAGCAATCGCATATTCTTGTCGCTCGCAATGCGACTGAGTTTGCGCTTCCGGCTGACAAGCTGATGCATCATCTGTTTGAAGAGCAGGCTGCACGGATACCGGATGCCATAGCGGTAGAATGTGGGGACCGCCGTATAACCTATGGTGAGCTCGATATGCTGTCCAATCAGATGGCGAGAACCTTGCGTAGCAAAGGAGCGGGCGTGAATACGGTGGTTGCCTTGCTGCTAGAACGATCAGTAGATTTGCTGATAGGGATGCTCGGGATCTTAAAGGCAGGAGCCGCCTATTTGCCGATCGACCCCGATTATCCTGCGGCCCGCATTGCCTACATGCTGGAAGAGAGCGGAGCGAAATGGCTTATAAGTCGGGACACGTTACTGAAAGGACTTGATTTTAGAGGCGAAGTCATCTCATTGAATGATGAGAATATATATCGACAGGATGGAAAAAGGCTGGAGATTACACAACCGGGACCCAATGACTTGGCGTATATGATTTTCACCTCAGGCTCGACTGGAAACCCGAAAGGCGTGATGATCCGTCAGGAAGCTATCGTTAACCTGATCTATGGGATTACCGAGCGTATTCCGTTTGCTGAAGGACAGACCTTCTTTTCGGTAACGACAGCCGCGTTTGATATTTTTGTATTGGAAACGTTGCTGCCTTTGGCGAAGGGGCTACGGGTGGTGTTATCTACGGGAGAAGAGCAGGCTAATGCTGAACTGCTCCTGGAAGCTATTCGCCGAACAGGCCCGCATTTGCTGCAAATGACACCTTCGCGGCTCCAGCTTTTGCTTATGCACCCGGCAGCCCAAGAGGGTCTGCACACATTGCAGATCATGATGGTGGGAGGCGAGGCTTTACCACAGTCGCTGCTACGTCAGGCACAGGATATGACGACTGCACGCATATTTAACATGTACGGCCCAACTGAAACTACAGTCTGGTCAACTGTGCAGGAGCTTACCCAGCAGGAGCGAGTGACCGTGGGTACGCCGATAACGAACACACAAGTATATATCCTGGATGGTCAGCTTCAGCCTGTACCTGATCTTGTAGCGGGTGATCTCTGGATTGGAGGCAAAGGGCTGTCAGCCGGTTATGACAAGCGCCCTGAACTGACAGCGGAGAAGTTCAAAGCTAATCCGTTCCGATTCGGTGAGCGAATGTTTAAGACTGGAGATCTGGCGCGATGGATGCATCAGGGCGAGCTTGAAGTATTGGGCCGGATGGATGATCAGGTCAAAGTCCGCGGCTACCGGGTAGAGCTAGGGGAAATTGAACAAGCGCTGCTGGCTCATCCCAGCGTTCGGGAAGCTGCAGTCATTCAGGACAAATCGGATGAACAGGGGAGCAGCCCTCTTTGTGCCTATTGGATAGGCGAACAGACTTTATCGGTGAGTGAGCTGCGTAATCATTTGCTTGCCCGACTGCCGGAATATATGATTCCGTCGCATTTTATTATGTTGTCGGAGATGCCTTTAACGCCGAATGGAAAAATAAACCGTCGAATGCTGCCTAAGCCGGATCATAACCGCCCTCTTCTCGAAGTGGAATATGCGTCACCTGCTACAGAGGTGGAATTGCAGGTCAGCCGGATTTGGGAAGAAGTATTGCACAGAAGCGAACTTGGCATCCACGATAATTTCTTTGAGCTGGGGGGCAATTCGGTTTTGCTCATTCAAATGAATGTTCGTCTCCAGCAAATCTATCCAGGGAAAATCAATGTGGCGGACTGCTTCGCCTATCCGACGATTGCGAGACTTTCCGATTTTCTGGAACAGCAGCAAAAAGAACAAGCATGGACAGATGCAGAACAAGAACGCTATGAGCGTCAGGAGTACTACTGGCGTCGTTATTTGGTCGAACCGTTACCTTCTATTCCGTGGAATGAAGCGATGCGAGCAGCTGGAGGGGCAGATGGTCAGGCTACGTTCACTTTTACCTTACCTACTGACCTGCTGACCGTGTTGCAGAAAGCCGTTTGGCGTCAGGATTTTGCCCTATCAGACTTGCTACTGGCCGTTTATACGTATGTATTGTCACAAATGACAGGTCAGCCTGAGCTTATAGTGCTTATCGGGGAAGGACACCTATATCCCAATAAACCATCAATGCAACGTGAACCTTCTGTTTACACGGCTGTACAGCCTACCGGGGAGAGCTTGTATCCACTGCGTGTACGATTGATGGAAAATGATGATTTTAGCGTCCTGTGCAAAGAGGTTGCGAGTCATCGCCAAAAAGCGAAAGAGACAGATCTTTACCCGATCCCCGTCATGTTGCCGAATGGGGCAGGAAACGCCGATCCATCTGCTTTTCACCCTTGTGTGTTTTTGAATCACACGCCATCGGGACATGAAGTGACCCAACAATTGGACTGGGTGATTTATATGGATGTGCGTGCAGAGCAGGTACGGTTCCTGTGCGAATATCAAGCTGGAAAACTAAACAAGACTTGGGCGGAACAATTGATGAAGGCCTATGTCCACGTCCTGCACAAGATTGCTGACCTACTATAA